The genome window TCAACGCGTCGCTCGCGAGGACGCCGAAACACCGCCCTGCTGCGTGAAGCGCAGAGACTTGAGATGAGAGACTAGCGACTAGAGACTAGAGACTAGAGACTAGAGACTAGAGACTAGAGGGTGTGTTGCCGGTATATTTTTCCACTTGGCTGCGACACCACTGTTCTCTAGTCTCTAGTCTCTCATCTCTAGTCTCTCTGCAGGTACCCCATGCTGCGACGCTCCTTGCTCCTCCTCCTCCCGCTGCCGCTCGCCGCCCAAGCCGCCGATCTGGTGCTGCGGAACACCACCGTCTACACCGTGGATGTCGCGCGACCGATGGCACAGGCCGTCGCGGTCAAGGACGGCAAGATCGTCTTCGTCGGAACCGATGCGGCGGTGGCACGGTTTGTCGGGCCCGCCACGAGGACACTCGATCTCAAGGGTCGCTTTGTGTATCCCGGGCTGGTGGATGCGCACGCGCACTTCACCGGCATCGGTCAGCGCGAGATGACGCTGAATCTCGAGGGGACCAGCACCAAGAGCGCCTTCCTCGACAAGGTCGAAGCCGCGGTGAAGCGCGCCAGGCCAGGCGAGTGGGTCACCGGTCGCGGCTGGATCGAGACATTCTGGACGCCGCCGGTCTTCCCGACTCGCCACGACCTCGACCAGATCGCGCCGAACAATCCGGTGGTGCTGACGCGCGCTGACGGGCACGCCTCGATTGCGAACAGCGCGGCACTGAAGATTGCCGGGATCGGCGCGACCAGCACCGCGCCGGCAGGTGGTGCCATCAATCTCGATGGCGATGGCCAGCCCACGGGAATGCTGATCGATGCAGCGCAGGGAATGGTCCGACGCTTCGTGCCGGCCACCACCGAGAACGACCTCGAACGCGCCCTCGAACTCGCCTCGGAGCGCGAGACCTCGCTCGGCTGGACGCAGGTGCAGGACGCCCACGGCACCTGGGCCGAAGTCGAGCGGATGCGGAAGCTCTATCGTGAGGGGCGCATCAAGGTCCGGATCTACAAGGCGATCAGCGGACCGAGCCCCGACGCCGAGAAGCTCATCGCGCAGGGTCCCGGCAAGCCCGAGTTTGCGGACCACCTCACCGTCCGCGACATCAAGGTGGTGATGGACGGCGCCCTCGGCTCGCGCGGCGCCGCGATGCTGGCACCCTACAGCGACGATCCGCACACCAGCGGCCTGATCACCACCGACACCGTGGCGGTGAAGGGAATGCTCGCACGTGCATTGCGCGCCGGGATCCAGGTCGAGACCCACGCGATCGGTGATCGCGGCAATCACATCACGCTCGATCTCTACGCCGGGGCCCTCGCTGCGGTGCCAGCAGCGCAGCGGCTGGTGAAGGAGCCGCGCTGGCGCATCGAGCACTCCCAGATCGTGACTCCCGCCGACCTGCCGCGCTTCAAGCAGCTCGGCCTCATCGCCTCAATGCAGCCCTCGCACGCGATCGGCGACCTCTTCTTCGTGCCGAGCCGGATCGGGATGGAGCGGATCAAGGGGGCGTATGCCTGGGAGACCTTCTTCAAGATGGGAGTGCCGGTTGCGGGTGGTTCCGATGCGCCGGTCGAACGCGGTGAGCCGATGATCGAGTTCTACGCGGCAGTGTCGCGCAAGTCACTCGATGGCAAGTCGGGGCCAGGGTGGCATCCCGAGGAGAAGGTCACCCGGGCACAGGCGCTCAAGATGTTCACCTGGTTCCCCGCGTTCGCGGCGTTCGAAGAGGATCGTCACGGATCGATCGTGGTGGGGAAGGCGGCCGACTTCACCGTGCTCGATCATGACATCATGACGATCCCCGAAGCGCAGATCCTCACCACGAAGAACGTGATGACGATCATCGCGGGCGAAATCGTCTACGGCGGCAAGTAGGCGCGTCGCGCGCCTACTTCATGGCAGGGAGGGTGTAGCGCCGCAGGTACTGCAGGTCATCCTCATCCATCCGCATCGTATAGATCGTGCCGCGACCCCAGCCCACGAGTGACTCGCCCGACGCGAGTTGCACGTGGGCGAGGAGCGCTCCGGCGCCGCTGAGTACGTCGAAGCGCTGGGTACGCGATCCGGTCGGACTGGAGAGCGAGACCCAAAGCAGGCCGTCGGGCGAACTGGTAATACCAGTATATGCCGCCTTCGCCGTGGCCCATTTCGCCGGCTCCAGCACGACCGCCTCGAACTTCGGCGGTGCCTTGCCGCTTGCTCCTGCGGCTGCGCTGAATGCCTTTCGTGACGCCGTCATCATTCGGTCCGTCGCGGCTCGCATCGAATCGACGATGGCCTTCCGTTCGGTGGCGGTGATCGGCACGGCGACATACGGAATCACCGGCCCTAGTACCTCCTTCCCGCCATCAGCCACCAAATGCACCCGGTACACGCCGTCACGCAACACGGCGACCCGCCCATCGGGGAGCACCGTCCAGGCATCCATGGCCTGACCATCTGGCGCGGTCATCGTGAGCTTCATCCCGGCACCGTCCGGCTCGATCTTCGGCTTCATCTGTGACGTGACGTTGCGAATGCGCGTGAGCGTGGCGGTCTTGCCGGTTTTTCGGTCAAGGCGCTGGATCTCGACCGTATCGGCGATGTTCGGCATCGCGCGGTTCGCCCCGCCTGTCGCCATCGAGAATCCGGTGGTGGCACCATAAACGCGGCCACGCGAATCCATCGCCGTGGGCATTATGCCCGAAAGATTCGCTCCGGTCTCCGCGCTGCCGAAGCGTGCCGTTCCGAGCGGGGTCGCGGTGGACGACAGCAGCAGGAAGCGCCCCTGCATCATGTCGAGATAGAGCAGCGTGTCGGCCACGCTCCCGAGCAGGATGCCGGGCGACCGGTATTCGAGCGGGCCAGCGCCCTGTCGCGACACCTTGGCAGAGCTCTTCCGGGTCAGGTCTACAACGAGCAGATCGCCTTCGCCGCTGTCGAGCAGCAAGACGCGGCCATCGCGCAGCTCGATGACCTGGGAAACCTTCGAGAAGCTTTCCTGATACTCCACGGCACCCTTGTCGAGCACGAGCGTAGGCCGGGTCTGGGCGGGGAGGGCGGCGATCGCGGTTGCACTGGCGGCGGCAGCGAGGGCGAACGAGTGAATGGCACGTGACCGCATCAGCTGCGCTCCCCGTGCAACCCTTCTTCCATGGCCAGCTTGGTGAGCCCGGCCACGGTGCGGATGCCGAGCTTGTCCATCAGCGACTCGCGATGGGTCTCCACGGTGCGGTGGGAGATGCCAAGCTGCGAGGCGATCTGCTTGTTGGTG of Gemmatimonadota bacterium contains these proteins:
- a CDS encoding amidohydrolase; the encoded protein is MLRRSLLLLLPLPLAAQAADLVLRNTTVYTVDVARPMAQAVAVKDGKIVFVGTDAAVARFVGPATRTLDLKGRFVYPGLVDAHAHFTGIGQREMTLNLEGTSTKSAFLDKVEAAVKRARPGEWVTGRGWIETFWTPPVFPTRHDLDQIAPNNPVVLTRADGHASIANSAALKIAGIGATSTAPAGGAINLDGDGQPTGMLIDAAQGMVRRFVPATTENDLERALELASERETSLGWTQVQDAHGTWAEVERMRKLYREGRIKVRIYKAISGPSPDAEKLIAQGPGKPEFADHLTVRDIKVVMDGALGSRGAAMLAPYSDDPHTSGLITTDTVAVKGMLARALRAGIQVETHAIGDRGNHITLDLYAGALAAVPAAQRLVKEPRWRIEHSQIVTPADLPRFKQLGLIASMQPSHAIGDLFFVPSRIGMERIKGAYAWETFFKMGVPVAGGSDAPVERGEPMIEFYAAVSRKSLDGKSGPGWHPEEKVTRAQALKMFTWFPAFAAFEEDRHGSIVVGKAADFTVLDHDIMTIPEAQILTTKNVMTIIAGEIVYGGK